The Leclercia sp. S52 genome has a segment encoding these proteins:
- the acpT gene encoding 4'-phosphopantetheinyl transferase AcpT gives MYQFLLGKISTLSADPLASALAEQAPQGARRTPWLAGRTLLARALSPSPVPEIIFGEQGKPAFVDAHPYWFNLSHSGDDIALLLSDEGEVGCDIEVIRPRDNWQALANAVFSIAEHDELEREAPEAKLAAFWRIWTRKEAIVKQRGGSAWQIVSVDSTFRSALSVSHIQHGELSLAVCTPTPFTLHNGALQVL, from the coding sequence ATGTACCAGTTCCTTCTGGGAAAAATCTCTACCCTCAGCGCTGACCCTCTGGCGTCAGCGCTGGCCGAGCAGGCGCCTCAGGGCGCGCGTCGCACCCCCTGGCTGGCCGGGCGGACGCTGCTCGCCCGGGCATTATCGCCCTCCCCGGTGCCGGAAATCATCTTCGGTGAACAGGGGAAACCCGCCTTCGTCGATGCTCATCCGTACTGGTTTAACCTGAGCCACAGCGGGGATGATATTGCCCTGCTGTTAAGCGATGAGGGTGAAGTGGGCTGCGACATCGAAGTGATCCGCCCGCGGGATAACTGGCAGGCGCTGGCCAACGCCGTCTTCAGCATCGCCGAACATGACGAGCTGGAACGGGAAGCCCCGGAGGCAAAACTGGCGGCCTTCTGGCGCATCTGGACGCGCAAAGAGGCGATCGTCAAACAGCGCGGCGGCAGTGCCTGGCAGATTGTCAGCGTCGACAGCACCTTCAGATCCGCGCTGAGCGTCAGTCACATCCAGCACGGCGAACTCAGCCTCGCCGTCTGTACGCCAACGCCCTTCACCCTCCATAACGGTGCCCTTCAGGTTCTGTAA